The sequence below is a genomic window from Glycine max cultivar Williams 82 chromosome 20, Glycine_max_v4.0, whole genome shotgun sequence.
ATGTCAGGTTGTTATCTCTTCCTTAATTACACTCTCATTTTTGTCTCCaatttttcaagtaaaaatatgaaaataaacctTATTTTCATAGATAAAAATCAGCATAGAAGAAAACATATATACAGTTTCTTAAATACTTTAGTTATGTTCTCTaatcaaaattagagttttacCTGATAACCTATATTGATATTTAATGTAAACATTTATTGAGCAAATTATCAATGAAACTCTAATTCTGATAGCAGAACCTCACCAACAACAGTCGACAGACTATGTCTAAGTTTTGtcctatataataaaacattttttggtATAGTTTGCTAATTTGCTCTACGAAACCGTTCAAATTCTCAAAGGACATCATGCAAATGTTGTTGGTAACTAGAGAAAATCAACAAAGAACTTATTATAGTTAACTAAGTTTGAACCTTATAAACCATATGAAAAAATGAATCCAGGTGTGAAACAAGTAGAGGTGAATAGAAAGCAAAGCAGGGTAACGGTGACAGGCTATGTGGATAGAAACAAGGTCCTAAAGAAAGTGCAAAGCACAGGAAAAAGAGCTGAATTTTGGCCATATATTCAGTACAACTTGGTGGCATATCCCTATGTAGCACAGGCATATGACAAGAAGGCACCCTCTGGGTATGTGAAAAACACTGAACAAGCACTCCCCAACCCTAACGCACCGGATGAGAAGCTCACCTCCCTCTTCAGTGATGACAACCCTAATGCATGTTCAATCATGTAAATTAAGCAATTTTAGTCAAATATGTTCACCTTGCAAGTTCATATGCTTCACTTTTCCATGTGTCCATGTATATATAGTTTCTTGGAGGCTATTTTTGAACTTCTTGTTAGCTATATGTATTGTCTTGTGTTTAATATTAATGACTAGGAATTAGGTTCTGCTTATAAGTTAGAATAGAACTTGGAGGAATAGGTGGAAATTCTGTTTGCTGCATGTGCCAATCATTGTGATAGTTGTGTActtgagtttaaattttaatcactACTGTTGTGCTTTCATGATCatgttgtacaatttttttaaaataaatatttctaagtACGTCCTAGGTTTTCCTAATATGCATTTAAACTTATGGAAGCTACAATGTTTGCCGATAAAATAGAAggaaaatatttactattagtcatcactttcttttctatctctattttattttatttatttatttctctcgTGTTTTTATATCATCACATCTATCATTTCctcttttatttctatattctcttctttcaacctctatttttatcattcttgaaaatagaaataagaaaGACAATGGACACTACAATGTTTCAAATGATTCATGAACacttatttatacatattttatcaACATCTATTATTTCTTTCCATCTctcttttttgttatattttattattatatacatatttCTCTTCCTTTCATTTTTGTAATGTTTAAGATACAGTTTCAAGAACAAAAGTGCTGGTACATAAACATCTCTAACGCCTAATTTTTAAGCACACTTTTACGAaagaatgttaaaaatatttctttcatatatatatatatatataaaaccgtATTATATATACTATCACATCTTAAGTCTGCTTTTTACGGTATCCGCTACTGCCACCCAGACCCAGTCATTACTGGTGCAAAcacttttctaaaataataacaagaattgCGAAAAGCCGAAAAGAGACCTCTTTATTCCTCCTCTTTAATCCAATTGTTGATATTTTGCCTTTCCTTATGAATTTGATGATATTATATGCTAAACTACTGATAATTGATGGATAAAGATGCAACAAATTAGTTAGGGGGCACTTAACTGGTTTTCAGGGCTTAACTGGCTTATTTTTGCGCTGTTGGATTACTTGCCAAGACAGCGCTTGATCACTTCATTCACTGTGGTGAGGCTACTTTTGTAAGTGCATGTAGTGAATAGCATATATAAACATTTGAGCCTCACCACCTAAGGTTTAAATTTGcctagtaaaaaaaacaaaaaataagatattcaagtttagtttatttatttaagagtttaatggtattctatttttaaattattctctAATTAGAATTCATcgttattctaaaataattattataaagttaataaacttatcatatataatgagttgtgattagatgatagtctaacatattttttctttatttaatcgataattttaacaaaaagttTAAGATTAACTtgcttaaaaaaagataaaatttacatttaacTTGTTTAACTCTTTTATAATCTAACTTTCCTTGTATTATTATTGATGTTAACTTTTATTATATCTTTCATAATAGATTTTTTCATAATAGCTTATATTTACTCATAAAAAAGACATGTATGTGTCtagcaaacaaaaatatattatttataaaaaattacaaaagtgTTTTCATACAAACAATAAtatctatgtaattttaattttttatgatatgtgTGTATGCACGTATATGTAAACAAGTTATTCATGAACCGTTATTATTGGCTTATAAAGCTTAAATTTGGCTCATTAACTAATCATGTTCAatttcaaactttattttataaacaaacttgatcaaacatttaaaatatcGAAATTAAATAGTTTGCGAATAACTTAACTTAATTCATCTATACCTTGTCTCTAATACTTCTATTCCTCCTCTTTAAATCAACCGTTGATATTTTGCCTACCCCAATATTACCGAGGAAGTAGGCTGCAGATGCGTTTTCAGATAAGAATAAACTGAGAAAATGCAGACCGTGTTAACTTTTTACCCGATTAATTAATTCTTACTTTATAGAATTGTTTATCATTATAACATCTCCAATGGtcgttaaaaaaatagaataatagctttccttttaaataaaacaatatagaaCAAAAAATCTGCTGTCATGTTTTGTTAAACAGTAAACATCATAGTAAGCTTTCCCTTAATTTTGGGATTATACAGCAAAAGGACAATATGGTAACGCAGTAGCGTTGGTTGATTTTACAAAATGTCAGGCGATAACATGTGATTAGATCAAAGTATTATTAAACTATCATGCTAACGATACAAGGAATTACTGAATATTtggtattatttttctttattaaaataacattttaaaaagatttattttaaaaaaatataagatagaaacatttgattaatttaaataaataaaataaaagtaaatatttaggAAAAacgataaattaaaaaaagaaaacactatAACTGTATAAGTGAT
It includes:
- the LOC100798163 gene encoding heavy metal-associated isoprenylated plant protein 20, with translation MGALDFLSDYFSISTQKKKRKPMQTVEIKVKMDCDGCERRVRNSVSNMSGVKQVEVNRKQSRVTVTGYVDRNKVLKKVQSTGKRAEFWPYIQYNLVAYPYVAQAYDKKAPSGYVKNTEQALPNPNAPDEKLTSLFSDDNPNACSIM